The bacterium genome includes the window GCCCAGGGTCTTTAGAGCGGGGAGCCCCTCGACGGGAACGCAATTCACGTTGACGGGAATGACCTTGTGGCCTTTTTCCCTCAGCCGCCTTACCGCCCTGTTCGAGAAGCGCTCGGGGTTGGGGCTGGCTCCGAGAACCGCTACAATTTCCCTTTTCATCGCCGAAACTCCTTGTATTTCACCCTGAAAAGCCTTAAAAAGCCTTTTTTCGCCGGAAAACCCTTTTTCTCTTTATCGGAGCGGTATTTTCGCCGATAGGTATATATAGGGAGAAGATACCGCAGCCACGGCAAAATTTAAGAATATTTTTCGGCCCGGATAAAACGGAGTAACAAAGTTTTAATTGAGCGTATATATTAGTCATAGAGCAGTTTAATCGTGTTTTGCCCCGGCTGACGGAGCGAAACCGGCTGGACTATTTTTTGACGGGGGTAATTTATTCTCCAAACCCAATGCTCGTTGGGCTAAAGAGACTTGGCGGGATTATTGAGGAAAGTACAACTTTATCTTGCCCCTTCCCAGGCGCTCGCCCTCATAAGTGAACGTGTAGGACAACTGCGTAAACTCTCCAACAAAAAATTTCTTCTCTTACCTCTCCTCGCCGCTCTCCTCTTTCCCTCTCTCGCCTTCGCCTGGCCCGCCGACTCCAGCTGGAAGCCGATACTGCGCGGCGGAACCCAGCTTCAGGACCAGATCGGGGACTCCAACAACGAGCGCAACGTCGTCTCGGAAGCCGGAAAGGCCGCGGCCTACTACTACAACGACGGCACAGACCTCTTCTTCCGCATCCGCCTCGACGATTCCCCGGAGGGCAGCGGGGGCCAGGGATACCTCGAACCTTTCGGCTGGGGGATGGAGTTTGACACCGACGGCGTCGTAGATACTTACGAATACCTCATCATGCTGGACGGCATCGCGACCGAGGAGATATCGATCCGCCGCAACACCGTTCAGGGAAACATAGACGACCCCAGCGACAACGCCGAAGTCCAGCTCTACGCCGACCCGCTTTCTCCCTCCAACTACAGAATCGTCGCGGCGGATACCTTCGTCCACTCCACTCAGGATTACTTCATCGACTGGAAGGTCGATTTCGCGGCCTATCTGGCTGCGACGGGGCTCTCCCCCGACCAGCCGATACGCACCTACTGGGGCACAAGCAACAACACCTCCAGTCTCGCAGCCGACCTTTGCGACATCACCGGCTCGGATACCCTTTCGGCAAGCTTCTCGGACGTAGTCACCTTCTGGGGGACGACCGCCACAACAGCCGTCGTTTCCTTCGCGGACGACATCCTCGGAAACGGCAACCCGGCGATAGCCGATATCTCCGACAATCTTTTCGTGAAGGTCGTTGACGGGGACCGGAACTTCACCCCCGACGCGGCGCAGGTCCTTTCAGCCGCAATCGCGGGAGGCGGGGACTCCGAGACCGTCACCCTCACCGAGACAGGTCTCGATACCGGAATCTTCACCGGGCAGCTTCCCACCGCGTACAGCGCCGTGGCGACCGGGTCCGACGGGATATTGCAGGCGCTCGGCGGGACGGTTTTCACCGTCACTTTCATAGACACTATCGACTCCGCCTTTCCCGTCAACCGCGACCAGCCGCGCACGGCCTCCATAACGATGCGCGCCGCCTCCGTGACGGCGGCAAAAGTTGTAAGCTCTCCCTCAGCCGTAGGAAAAGACAACCTCGTCTATACGGTCACGATCACTAGCGCCGGGCCGGGAAACGCCCGCGTCTCCGAGGTGATTGACACCCTTCCGGCGGGCTTCACCTACAGCGCGGGCACCACCTCGGGCCTTACAACCTCCGACCCCGCCGTCGCCGGACAGGTTCTTACCTGGACGGGGCCGTGGATAGTCAACTCCGGCTCCTCGGCTACCCTGTCTTTTACGGCGCAGGCGGGAGGACCGAGAGCTACCGCCTACAACAACGTAACGATGAACGGAAGAAACTTCCCCTCCGTCTCCACCGGCGACACCGCCCCCGTGCAGGTCGTAGCTCCCATAGTCTCCATCGTCAAATCCGCCGACCCCGCCGCG containing:
- a CDS encoding DUF11 domain-containing protein, which codes for MRKVQLYLAPSQALALISERVGQLRKLSNKKFLLLPLLAALLFPSLAFAWPADSSWKPILRGGTQLQDQIGDSNNERNVVSEAGKAAAYYYNDGTDLFFRIRLDDSPEGSGGQGYLEPFGWGMEFDTDGVVDTYEYLIMLDGIATEEISIRRNTVQGNIDDPSDNAEVQLYADPLSPSNYRIVAADTFVHSTQDYFIDWKVDFAAYLAATGLSPDQPIRTYWGTSNNTSSLAADLCDITGSDTLSASFSDVVTFWGTTATTAVVSFADDILGNGNPAIADISDNLFVKVVDGDRNFTPDAAQVLSAAIAGGGDSETVTLTETGLDTGIFTGQLPTAYSAVATGSDGILQALGGTVFTVTFIDTIDSAFPVNRDQPRTASITMRAASVTAAKVVSSPSAVGKDNLVYTVTITSAGPGNARVSEVIDTLPAGFTYSAGTTSGLTTSDPAVAGQVLTWTGPWIVNSGSSATLSFTAQAGGPRATAYNNVTMNGRNFPSVSTGDTAPVQVVAPIVSIVKSADPAAAAPGQEITYTIHYKNTGDSSAHTLLLLDSAPLNTTYVAGSLRAGDASSTYATATPRTDGAGEGSWPEVQGEAVGGNITFNIISLEADDGVADSGPDEGKAYFKVLIQ